The following coding sequences lie in one Ictalurus furcatus strain D&B chromosome 7, Billie_1.0, whole genome shotgun sequence genomic window:
- the LOC128609662 gene encoding integumentary mucin C.1-like has protein sequence MKLNYFVGILLAMQWLSGVSTGHGNPISCCRDTSKDRVRVETIVNYVHQDEPQCPIKAVRFNLVNSRTICSNPEDPWAKHAIKELDRRTTTKVPDTPPSSTSTSWTTATTTTSTPEISTESTITTTTPKGTSTTWETTTYITHTASPKQPHGQQPPQWTTTQVTTAKMTTTVARKPVTTDSNTTSTTMTASPVTMTTPKGTSTTRKASTYITHTSSPKQPLGQQPPQWTTTQITTAKMTTTAARKPVTTDSKTTSTTMTASPVTMTTPKGTSTTWKASTYITHTTSTKELPGNTKKLPITTQFTTQIATTTESKPITPETKTTSMTMTTENRVTTTTPKGTSTTERPAHKPSTTTVKTVKRCPTTVASSTTKKKKIPWTVRRLRKKSKTGLRRAQINPGCV, from the exons ATGAAGCTGAATTACTTTGTTGGGATTCTTTTGGCCATGCAGTGGCTCAGTGGTGTGTCTACAG GACATGGAAACCCCATATCATGTTGTAGAGATACCAGCAAGGACAGGGTCAGAGTTGAAACGATTGTGAACTATGTGCATCAAGACGAACCACAATGCCCTATCAAAGCTGTAAG GTTTAATTTGGTAAACAGCAGAACAATATGCTCTAATCCAGAAGATCCTTGGGCCAAACATGCCATAAAGGAACTGGATAGAAGAACAACCACAAAAGTGCCCGATACCCCACCATCATCGACTTCTACAAGCTGGACAACAGCTACTACAACCACATCTACACCCGAAATAAGTACAGAAAGCACAATAACCACAACAACTCCGAAAGGAACATCAACCACATGGGAAACAACAACATACATCACTCATACAGCTTCGCCCAAACAACCACATGGACAACAGCCGCCTCAATGGACGACAACGCAAGTTACGACAGCGAAGATGACTACTACTGTGGCTAGGAAGCCAGTGACAACTGATAGCAATACGACTTCCACGACTATGACAGCAAGCCCAGTGACCATGACTACACCTAAAGGAACATCAACCACAAGGAAAGCATCAACATACATCACTCATACATCTTCGCCCAAACAACCACTTGGACAACAGCCGCCTCAATGGACGACAACGCAAATTACGACAGCGAAGATGACTACTACTGCGGCTAGGAAGCCAGTGACAACTGATAGCAAGACGACTTCCACGACTATGACAGCAAGCCCAGTGACCATGACTACACCTAAAGGAACATCAACCACATGGAAAGCATCAACATACATCACTCATACAACCTCGACCAAAGAACTGCCTGGGAATACCAAAAAGCTGCCAATTACGACACAATTTACAACGCAAATTGCGACTACTACGGAAAGTAAGCCAATTACGCCTGAAACCAAGACGACTTCCATGACTATGACAACAGAAAACCGAGTGACCACGACAACACCTAAAGGAACATCAACCACAGAAAGACCAGCCCATAAACCATCCACAACAACTGTTAAAACAGTAAAACGTTGCCCAACGACCGTGGCCAGCAGCAcgacaaaaaagaagaaaattccATGGACAGTCAGACGTTTGAGAAAGAAAAGTAAGACGGGACTGAGGCGAGCACAGATAAACCCAGGATGTGTATAG